The Drosophila teissieri strain GT53w chromosome X, Prin_Dtei_1.1, whole genome shotgun sequence genome has a segment encoding these proteins:
- the LOC122623462 gene encoding uncharacterized protein LOC122623462 isoform X3: MSPNRWILLLIFYISYLMFGAAIYYHIEHGEEKITRGEQRKAQIAINEYLLEELGDKNTTTQDEILERISAYCDKPVTLPPTYDDTPFTWTFYHAFFFAFTVCSTVGYGNISPTTFAGRMIMIAYSVIGIPVNGILFAGLGEYFGRTFEAIYRRYKKYKMSTDMHYVPPQLGLITTVVIALIPGIALFLLLPSWVFTYFENWPYSISLYYSYVTTTTIGFGDYVPTFGSNQPKEFGGWFVVYQIFVIVWFIFSLGYLVMIMTFITRGLQSKKLAYLEQQLSSNLKATQNRIWSGVTKDVGYLRRMLNELYILKVKFCRKGNRKKPKNKAKTEQKKKSSRSRVHRCRYRLHTATLQFVSGSEHVPRGAGSHSQPKEGILRVRRHGCRPEGGGHGARQFRYGAKQTRSREDVRDGGGVPPDHRFAGQGGQRTGDSEATAGRAGGCGALWWLSWLLRLPDPGQRMVVLDGQRVHIPAASKSTCLLRFQPGGTTLAKREATPFEPQRMDVERRQPADPGGIQPTLQGPAASQWNSQLDHGSSGAGCSGGAAEETITGCRSRQEVLHAGWPASPVSLSEKATLAGSGAQVVRGVGTRGCHLAASQIPAGLLQQHGHSGLQSILSAQRTRSATGLRIERQLGQRRRRRADQHGLPDGGWSHSAIGIGRRSLSTQGGSWKAPTREHLHPESSPIRSPGQHVSAHRPRPGPDADAPRQLSHQWLWIGGHGSGSRASRQPLPSHSIGIFVGLCSAS, from the exons ATGTCGCCGAATCGATGGATCCTGCTGCTCATCTTCTACATATCCTACCTGATGTTCGGGGCGGCGATCTATTACCATATTGAGCACGGCGAGGAGAAGATAACGCGCGGCGAGCAGCGCAAGGCGCAAATAGCAATCAACG AGTATCTGCTGGAAGAGCTGGGCGACAAGAACACGACCACCCAGGATGAGATTCTCGAGCGGATCTCGGCTTACTGCGACAAACCGGTTACCCTGCCGCCGACATATGATGATACGCCCTTCACGTGGACCTTTTACCACGCCTTCTTCTTCGCCTTCACCGTCTGCTCGACGGTGGGATATGGCAACATATCGCCCACCACCTTCGCCGGACGGATGATCATGATAGCGTACTCGGTGATTGGCATCCCCGTCAATGGAATCCTCTTTGCCGGCCTGGGCGAATACTTTGGACGTACG TTTGAAGCGATCTACCGACGTTACAAGAAGTACAAGATGTCCACGGACATGCACTATGTGCCGCCGCAACTGGGATTGATCACCACGGTGGTGATTGCCCTGATTCCGGGAATAGCTctcttcctgctgctgccctcGTGGGTGTTCACCTACTTCGAGAACTGGCCCTACTCCATCTCGCTGTATTACAGCTACGTGACCACCACAACGATTGGATTTGGTGACTATGTGCCCACATTCGGCAGCAACCAG CCCAAGGAGTTCGGCGGCTGGTTCGTGGTCTATCAGATCTTTGTGATCGTGTGGTTCATCTTCTCCCTGGGCTACCTGGTGATGATCATGACTTTTATTACTCG GGGCCTCCAGAGCAAGAAGCTGGCTTACctggagcagcagttgtcctcCAACCTGAAGGCCACCCAGAATCGCATCTGGTCCGGTGTCACCAAGGATGTGGGCTACCTCCGGCGAATGCTCAACGAGCTCTACATCCTCAAAGTGAAG TTTTGTCGAAAGGGAAATAGAAAGAAGCCGAAGAATAAGGCTAAGACTGAGCAGAAAAAGAAGAGCAGCCGAT CCCGTGTACACCGATGTAGATATCGCCTACACACTGCCACGCTCCAATTCGTGTCCGGATCTGAGCATGTACCGCGTGGAGCCGGCTCCCATTCCCAGCCGAAAGAGGGCATTCTCCGTGTGCGCCGACATGGTTGCCGCCCAGAGGGAGGCGGGCATGGTGCACGCCAATTCCGATACGGAGCTAAGCAAACTAGATCGCGAGAAGACGTTCGAGACGGCGGAGGCGTACCGCCAGACCACCGATTTGCTGGCCAAGGTGGTCAGCGCACTGGCGACAGTGAAGCCACCGCCGGCAGAGCAGGAGGATGCGGCGCTCTATGGTGGCTATCATGGCTTCTCCGACTCCCAGATCCTGGCCAGCGAATGGTCGTTCTCGACGGTCAACGAGTTCACATCCCCGCGGCGTCCAAGAGCACGTGCCTGCTCCGATTTCAACCTGGAGGCACCACACTGGCAAAGCGAGAGGCCACTCCGTTCGAGCCACAACGAATGGACGTGGAGCGGCGACAACCAGCAGATCCAGGAGGCATTCAACCAACGCTACAAGGGCCAGCAGCGAGCCAATGGAACAGCCAACTCGACCATGGTTCATCTGGAGCCGGATGctctggaggagcagctgaagaaaCAATCACCGGGTGCCGGTCGCGTCAAGAAGTTCTCCATGCCGGATGGCCTGCGTCGCCTGTTTCCCTTTCAGAAAAAGCGACCCTCGCAGGATCTGGAGCGCAAGTTGTCCGTGGTGTCGGTACCCGAGGGTGTCATCTCGCAGCAAGCCAGATCCCCGCTGGACTACTACAGCAACACGGTCACAGCGGCCTCCAGTCAATTCTATCTGCGCAACGGACGCGGTCCGCCACCGGCCTTCGAATCGAACGGCAGCTTGGCCAGCGCCGGCGTCGGCGGGCTGACCAACATGGGCTTCCAGATGGAGGATGGAGCCACTCCGCCATCGGCATTGGGCGGAGGAGCCTATCAACGCAAGGCGGCAGCTGGAAAGCGCCGACGCGAGAGCATCTACACCCAGAATCAAGCCCCATCCGCTCGCCGGGGCAGCATGTatccgcccaccgcccacgccCTGGCCCAGATGCAGATGCGCCGCGGCAGCTTAGCCACCAGTGGCTCTGGATCGGCGGCCATGGCAGCGGTAGCCGCGCGTCGCGGCAGCCTCTTCCCAGCCACAGCATCGGCATCTTCGTTGGCCTCTGCTCCGCGTCGTAG